One window of Sphingobacteriales bacterium genomic DNA carries:
- a CDS encoding T9SS type A sorting domain-containing protein: protein MKKTVRTETWRAGAKYLFALLIAFVIGSNYTTTLVAQPATANYTIGVNVTNLTWNYPEADCAIDINVCAGIPLSSESNGEFGFIVAGHAYPLPPGAFPNTGSYVANYNGGTPINDLIGLTLINVGQNVGAALATGYTFSYEAWENDCGELFQFETGIACVGNTDDSFANPLVFLDFSAIVPVDGAGQPIAGTYNFTAGPFAGGDGSFYGGTFSVVVQASAPSLATCTLDAIAPDGLGYNCLGTPDPFTGVEQATTSVNIFGGLGPYKILGVGIYAVGGFNYPGIANGFLAQGDAFDFGIDPFGLYWDPAVLGGTFPFLVNANQPWQVLIQDASGCIVAVEGNFDTPNTEFDGVDGGTLCEDDPILTLFADANTTNPLAPAFGTFASFPVAGAIVNGPNGTATFDPFVAGPGRHTITYCITFNAGNCTSCTEKVVYVLPVFSIADVQVTNVLTSICVGGDVQTLVSDGIANIDADFTAAGLQGLDPGNVINELNDYISWSGPGVTDLNNGTGQATFDPAVAGVGTHVINVTVGYTNCPTTYPFAIEVYPDFDPQLGEDLELCQVTGDVLNLIDLLFIFPNLPQLDPATDFGGVFTVNGNPIAGAEITVTTGPGGTQVFNITYCGGDPAIGCEFCDQAVITVQVAPEADWNCNEELGPIICEGAGTDGSFNVDPSLNDPFYVTGGPDLPTPNGCAVQPTPVLELYGAYDLDALSCVGPLIETQTQSLTSPAFAAPGTQSVAVSFTGIPDQAIIENLEISIAYEGTQPTSQGDINSLNVTAGPGGAISVMSWSDAACGPNVGPGNDPDAVGNSGLAGGNDHFGLNNIEDAAAFDGSDDNNDGDGTGLCGNSTIIHSFGLESGFIDPATGLPVSGVITPDGSTILDWCDIVRAGGLISDECQGFPFTLTVNSNSANWNISISVTVTYTIGEYRANTHEFFDANSNPYTLPLPYDQNGDGLVDGDGEIAAGVYYQGNGNWTFDATDLEEISEIEITQIMYGCQLIGDEYCNGTETHAFWVVESFDPALTEAEACEEDDDCQFDLTSMIGGTFAPGFNFNAGEFFASFGYPGGAQVPGGPALPTVDYNQFVSGDIIDVCGVRDATIAEAANIAAAVCAVADGTAADEAAAEAAYDAAAAASAADPGNVALATAAADAFNAWQAAISANNTAQANCAAATAIADGSYDFIPVSICYNVGTDPTCGGGQDCNVLTIYRQPDATFSFPETVCTGSSYTVTPVEAGGTWSGTLLGVVTVNGGQVDVTAGTPTGLYTLTYSLTNGLCSDTYSLEVAVVNTPVAVSHDGTVCTGSITNLTQFVDGSSSLGGVFSGSSASGQVVGGVLLATGTPGTVSVTYTIGQAGTTCSASTTFTITVVSQANADFDLPSYVCTDQTFNLSTFLTPNTTTGGTFTASAGTVNGNQYTSPGTTQVVYITYTVGDGTCQVSDTEALQVFAPEDVQVESYGFVCQSAGNGSHINLTQYLPSGSGVINGGTFTMGTVPPFISEVEYDASSNAMEYVEVMAAEGTDLSDYAIYFYERTNSADNTDYGNVDVDGGVNTGKASGRLYGIMRLNYEVGNVPNGVRQPDPLYHTDYRGVVVANGGPSYNWHPDGEPDGAPIDDVDVISDNVTVAASNGIAYGAVAYDPIIDVQAGPAGLALVNIRQAAWRLGYSNEEFDAMSAGSLDFLHFLTREIDWRNNDDVLQFVGYGLEGNTNLGIFSACNGPAGTMVSVDLGVVDNGGNSRSVQFTNACWQVPNVTDPQLAYDDTPPYSTFQGNAAGQSGGTGGNAGVINFGLSALGGDNYYYNYIAPNGDMFRLERLCWQLFAVGQNVGQNTNHPNGCKFNGYTPFEIEEFEVDNEPGGLSNLDEEIVHFNCANPVYTLPFAYQVPPTSTSCGSTEGIFYLTILMDIEDQWSAPEAPVCANSGEFSLTDLINDEVHYIQPYTRTGSFEASLDTTLEENMPAPYLSEIHYQWYAQYGVTQVGTDASNEAANAADDHCILYNFYAGLNTPSNADDAYNQLWICEGIEISAPVGTDLSCYQLAFFRENILPDNEANGIGVNVTYVGPDGLLHQTNVAQGNFMQLYGTIDNDNTNPPAGRILYAPTFNNYIFGGNNAAISGVPYYTGYVPAPIGVNPTQWFGLGNEPVTGGLFEDVNNNGLYDLGDVALDATDFPWERATECSQTAGAGSRWFPLVNVPDNVGGVGLWNKCTGEILEFISWGGDLCVYDKEGFSLAYGPFEQLNSAVIDTTQSSESGGDQRTLQLVHCNQLPSEVQTAACGCDTPESSIWVIVFNGGAFTVPACGAEAFVVEDVAYSNSIGYYNCTADENWFNDRYTVTLDLTGNTELPNDAVITSHTVVVTIGTGNAGDFQVYTYTVNSGNCNSSTVQSGSTGDWDIHDDTNWNSNICNIGDLSWAYEPGEICENCASVLDNACIRGEFIDAFPYQLGNGGDNNVDYTGQPYGYNFDCNEPFQPSPTDELSAPGIQDLNDGLWETAFFDGNGEDALDNDCYVGECTGSAKTTYTVSDLSAYIYEGNVIQFQEDTCRNLIVEPSTFNVSIRVIINYRQCTPTGNFYSNLDQGGANQHAPSFGTNITNGPVTLNTEDWDNPFWQLSPEWLYNNNIMDVEVNYNTTNYNQIEADDVTDDLACLDIANQTVRQQEITILPGDNAAWSTSSVNACTGDVIDLAALASPAGGTFSTGSGSFNATTAGTFTVTYTVNGGTACADSDVLTIVVEQSGSVNTSGIPTSVCSLSSVSLPDASWSGSGVSGNTFTPPAAGTYTLSYSAGSGACGVSGSVTIEVLEPISVSESISQDDCAANNQYTVTLTISGGSGSYTVNGQAIAGNTYVGNYPSGDVYTLIVDDSSVCGSVVATGTSECPAQCAADAGTLSLLQSGLFCAPDGLTAFVSGNNTDAGYAGIFVLTNNATGVVDQTSLSGNFPFISVSGQYRVWYANICLAAFPGGLPSIVPGVTTVDEIMGIVMGAPAGAIDVAGPITIDVVSDIVIEVTPVCDDVLGGYVLQVRISGGAPQYNGAGSYGVVPQPTDPFDFFWDADATANGYVEGVIDNGGTPFAAGQVVAVSVTSDGSLCSAAVTLTIPEVDCGLGAGNDFAATLVDEPISFNVLGNDYGLGIQVINVIQPLNGSVIWDAAGNFTYIPNPGYIGNDVITYEIQNQFGYTSSATVVLTVGSVGAPLNVIWDRECINSNTEYTVYVNILGGVAPFTVTGDYNGTINSNTSFSFTKADGDPFYVAVVDAAGDIKIIDENPEACSKVAVTIVSYTGTVQDNGNFLKWTTASEVDNDFFTLEHSTDGVTYKVIANVDGAGTTSLTNNYNFLHTDAPAGLSYYRLSTTDFNGNVENHGVVTLVRGQVGFGFVNVFPVPARETLNVNFNAVANASVRMDIYNVTGQLVATKDVDAMTGLNNVTVDVKQYAVGTYFLTINNGSEVATTKFVVE from the coding sequence ATGAAAAAAACAGTACGGACGGAAACATGGCGTGCAGGGGCAAAATATCTTTTTGCCCTCCTAATTGCATTCGTCATCGGTAGTAATTATACTACCACTCTTGTTGCCCAGCCGGCTACTGCTAATTACACGATTGGGGTGAATGTCACAAACCTCACGTGGAATTATCCGGAAGCTGACTGTGCTATTGATATTAATGTTTGTGCAGGAATCCCTCTTTCATCGGAATCAAACGGTGAATTCGGATTTATTGTAGCCGGACATGCTTATCCATTGCCTCCCGGTGCATTTCCTAACACAGGTAGTTATGTTGCAAACTACAATGGGGGCACTCCTATTAATGACCTCATTGGGCTTACGCTCATTAATGTAGGCCAAAACGTAGGTGCAGCATTGGCAACAGGCTACACCTTCAGCTATGAAGCCTGGGAAAATGACTGCGGCGAGTTGTTCCAGTTTGAAACAGGGATAGCTTGTGTTGGTAACACCGACGATTCGTTTGCTAACCCCTTAGTTTTCCTTGACTTCTCCGCAATTGTTCCTGTAGATGGTGCCGGTCAGCCTATTGCCGGTACTTATAATTTTACAGCAGGACCCTTTGCCGGTGGTGATGGTAGCTTCTATGGCGGAACTTTTTCCGTTGTAGTTCAGGCAAGCGCTCCTTCATTGGCTACCTGCACATTGGATGCTATAGCCCCCGATGGCTTAGGCTACAACTGTCTTGGCACGCCCGACCCCTTCACCGGTGTTGAGCAAGCCACTACTTCCGTAAATATTTTTGGCGGCCTTGGCCCTTACAAAATTTTGGGTGTAGGCATTTATGCAGTAGGTGGTTTCAACTACCCCGGTATTGCTAACGGCTTCCTTGCTCAAGGCGATGCTTTTGATTTTGGAATTGACCCATTTGGACTTTACTGGGATCCGGCAGTATTGGGAGGAACCTTCCCCTTCTTAGTCAACGCCAACCAACCCTGGCAAGTTCTTATTCAGGATGCAAGCGGTTGTATTGTAGCTGTTGAAGGCAACTTTGATACCCCCAATACCGAATTTGACGGAGTTGACGGTGGTACCTTGTGTGAAGATGATCCTATCCTTACCTTGTTTGCCGATGCCAACACCACCAACCCCTTAGCTCCCGCTTTCGGTACGTTTGCTTCGTTCCCCGTTGCAGGTGCTATCGTAAACGGACCTAACGGAACCGCTACTTTCGATCCTTTCGTAGCAGGTCCCGGTCGTCATACTATTACTTATTGTATTACATTTAATGCAGGTAACTGTACTTCTTGTACTGAAAAAGTAGTGTATGTATTGCCCGTATTCTCTATTGCTGATGTTCAGGTAACCAACGTATTGACTTCTATCTGCGTAGGCGGTGATGTTCAAACATTAGTTTCTGACGGTATTGCCAATATTGATGCCGACTTTACCGCTGCAGGTCTTCAGGGACTTGACCCGGGTAATGTAATCAACGAATTGAACGACTATATCAGTTGGAGTGGTCCCGGTGTAACCGACCTCAACAACGGTACAGGTCAGGCTACCTTCGATCCCGCAGTTGCAGGCGTAGGTACTCATGTGATTAACGTAACAGTTGGTTATACCAATTGCCCCACTACTTATCCTTTCGCTATCGAAGTATATCCTGACTTTGACCCGCAATTGGGCGAAGATTTGGAACTTTGCCAGGTAACCGGTGATGTATTGAACCTGATTGACCTCTTGTTCATCTTCCCCAACCTTCCGCAACTTGACCCCGCTACCGATTTCGGTGGTGTGTTCACTGTTAACGGCAACCCCATTGCAGGTGCTGAAATTACAGTTACTACCGGTCCCGGTGGAACTCAGGTATTCAACATTACTTATTGCGGTGGTGATCCTGCTATCGGTTGTGAGTTCTGCGATCAAGCGGTTATTACTGTTCAGGTAGCTCCTGAAGCTGATTGGAATTGTAACGAAGAACTTGGTCCGATTATCTGCGAAGGTGCCGGTACTGATGGTTCATTTAATGTAGATCCTTCTTTGAACGACCCGTTCTATGTAACCGGTGGTCCCGATTTGCCAACTCCTAACGGATGTGCAGTTCAACCTACTCCCGTACTCGAATTGTATGGTGCTTATGATTTGGACGCTCTTTCATGTGTAGGTCCGCTAATCGAAACTCAAACTCAATCGCTTACCTCACCTGCTTTTGCAGCTCCCGGTACTCAAAGTGTTGCTGTTTCATTTACCGGCATTCCTGATCAGGCAATTATCGAGAACCTCGAAATCTCTATTGCTTATGAAGGTACACAACCTACATCACAAGGTGATATCAACTCATTAAACGTTACTGCCGGTCCCGGTGGAGCGATTTCAGTAATGTCATGGAGTGATGCTGCTTGCGGACCGAACGTAGGTCCCGGTAATGACCCCGATGCAGTAGGCAACTCTGGTTTAGCCGGTGGTAATGACCACTTCGGTTTGAACAACATTGAGGATGCTGCAGCATTCGATGGTTCTGATGATAACAACGATGGCGATGGTACCGGTCTTTGCGGTAACAGCACTATTATTCACAGTTTTGGTCTTGAGTCTGGTTTCATTGATCCTGCTACAGGTCTTCCGGTTTCTGGTGTCATCACTCCTGATGGTTCTACCATACTTGACTGGTGCGACATCGTTCGTGCAGGTGGTTTGATTTCTGATGAGTGCCAAGGTTTCCCCTTCACTTTGACTGTAAACTCAAACAGTGCTAACTGGAATATCTCAATTTCAGTAACCGTTACTTATACCATTGGTGAATATCGTGCCAACACACATGAATTCTTCGATGCTAACTCAAATCCCTACACCTTACCTTTGCCTTATGACCAAAACGGTGACGGCTTAGTGGATGGCGACGGCGAAATTGCTGCCGGTGTTTACTATCAAGGTAATGGTAACTGGACATTTGATGCCACTGATTTGGAAGAAATCAGCGAAATCGAAATTACTCAAATCATGTACGGTTGCCAGTTGATCGGTGACGAATACTGCAACGGTACTGAAACCCATGCATTCTGGGTTGTTGAAAGTTTTGATCCCGCATTAACCGAAGCTGAGGCTTGTGAAGAAGATGATGACTGTCAGTTTGATTTGACTTCTATGATTGGAGGTACATTTGCTCCCGGTTTCAACTTTAACGCAGGTGAATTCTTTGCTTCGTTTGGTTATCCCGGTGGTGCTCAGGTGCCTGGTGGTCCTGCTCTTCCCACAGTTGATTACAATCAATTTGTAAGTGGCGATATCATTGATGTTTGTGGTGTACGTGATGCTACAATTGCAGAAGCTGCCAACATCGCTGCTGCTGTTTGTGCTGTTGCTGACGGAACTGCTGCTGACGAGGCTGCTGCCGAAGCTGCTTACGATGCTGCTGCTGCTGCATCTGCCGCAGATCCCGGCAACGTTGCTTTAGCTACTGCTGCTGCTGATGCTTTCAACGCATGGCAAGCCGCTATTTCAGCAAACAATACCGCTCAGGCTAATTGTGCTGCTGCTACAGCTATCGCTGATGGTTCTTATGACTTCATTCCTGTTTCTATTTGCTACAATGTAGGTACTGACCCAACTTGTGGCGGTGGACAAGATTGTAATGTATTGACTATCTATCGTCAACCCGATGCAACTTTCAGTTTCCCCGAAACTGTTTGTACCGGTTCAAGCTATACAGTAACTCCTGTTGAAGCAGGTGGAACATGGTCAGGTACTTTACTTGGTGTAGTAACTGTAAACGGAGGTCAGGTTGATGTAACTGCAGGTACTCCTACAGGCTTATATACCTTGACTTATTCGTTAACCAACGGTTTGTGCTCTGATACCTATTCTTTGGAAGTAGCAGTAGTTAATACTCCTGTTGCCGTTTCACATGATGGTACAGTTTGTACGGGCTCTATCACTAACCTTACTCAGTTTGTAGATGGTTCATCTTCATTGGGTGGCGTATTCAGTGGTAGCAGTGCTTCTGGTCAGGTAGTAGGTGGTGTGCTTTTAGCAACCGGTACTCCCGGAACTGTTTCTGTTACTTACACAATCGGTCAGGCAGGTACTACTTGCTCTGCATCTACTACCTTCACGATTACGGTTGTTAGCCAGGCTAATGCCGATTTCGATTTACCCAGCTACGTATGTACTGATCAAACCTTTAACCTTTCTACTTTCTTAACGCCCAACACCACTACCGGTGGTACGTTTACGGCTTCTGCAGGTACTGTTAACGGTAATCAATATACTTCTCCCGGCACTACTCAGGTAGTTTATATTACCTATACTGTTGGTGATGGAACTTGTCAGGTAAGCGATACTGAAGCATTACAAGTATTTGCTCCCGAAGATGTTCAGGTTGAATCTTATGGTTTCGTTTGCCAATCAGCCGGCAATGGTTCTCATATCAACCTTACTCAATATTTACCCAGCGGAAGCGGTGTAATCAATGGTGGTACTTTCACAATGGGTACTGTTCCTCCGTTCATCTCTGAGGTAGAGTATGACGCTTCTTCTAACGCAATGGAATATGTAGAGGTAATGGCTGCAGAAGGTACTGACCTTTCTGACTATGCTATTTATTTCTATGAGCGTACCAATTCAGCCGACAATACCGATTATGGTAACGTAGATGTTGACGGTGGTGTAAACACCGGAAAAGCAAGCGGTCGTTTGTATGGTATTATGCGTTTGAACTACGAAGTTGGTAACGTACCCAATGGCGTTCGTCAACCCGATCCTTTATATCACACCGACTATAGAGGTGTTGTTGTTGCCAACGGCGGTCCCAGCTATAACTGGCATCCTGATGGTGAGCCTGATGGCGCACCCATTGACGATGTTGATGTTATTTCTGACAACGTAACTGTTGCGGCTTCTAACGGTATCGCTTATGGTGCTGTTGCTTACGACCCGATTATTGATGTTCAAGCTGGTCCTGCCGGTCTTGCTTTGGTCAATATTCGTCAGGCTGCATGGCGTTTAGGTTACTCTAACGAAGAGTTTGACGCAATGTCTGCCGGTTCTTTAGACTTCTTACACTTCCTGACCCGTGAAATTGACTGGAGAAACAACGACGATGTACTTCAGTTTGTTGGTTACGGTTTAGAAGGAAATACCAACTTAGGTATCTTCTCTGCATGTAACGGTCCTGCAGGTACTATGGTATCTGTTGACTTGGGTGTAGTTGACAATGGCGGTAACAGCCGTTCAGTTCAATTCACCAACGCTTGCTGGCAAGTTCCCAATGTTACTGATCCTCAGTTAGCTTATGATGACACCCCGCCGTACAGCACCTTCCAGGGTAACGCTGCCGGTCAAAGTGGTGGAACAGGCGGTAACGCAGGGGTTATTAACTTCGGTCTTAGCGCATTAGGTGGTGATAACTACTACTATAACTACATTGCACCCAATGGTGATATGTTCAGACTTGAGCGTTTGTGCTGGCAGTTATTTGCTGTTGGTCAAAACGTTGGTCAAAACACCAACCACCCCAACGGTTGCAAATTCAACGGTTACACTCCGTTTGAAATCGAAGAATTTGAAGTGGATAATGAACCCGGTGGATTGTCAAACTTAGACGAGGAAATTGTACATTTCAACTGTGCAAATCCTGTTTATACCCTTCCGTTCGCTTATCAGGTTCCTCCTACTTCAACCAGTTGTGGTTCAACCGAAGGTATCTTCTACTTAACCATCTTGATGGATATCGAAGACCAATGGAGTGCTCCCGAAGCCCCTGTATGTGCTAACTCTGGTGAATTCAGCTTGACTGACCTCATCAATGACGAAGTACATTATATCCAGCCCTATACAAGAACAGGTTCTTTCGAAGCTTCATTAGACACTACTTTGGAAGAAAACATGCCTGCTCCTTATTTGTCTGAGATTCACTATCAATGGTATGCTCAGTACGGTGTAACACAAGTTGGAACTGATGCCAGCAACGAAGCAGCCAACGCTGCTGATGATCACTGTATCCTTTACAACTTCTACGCAGGTTTGAACACTCCTTCTAACGCAGACGATGCTTACAACCAATTGTGGATTTGTGAAGGTATTGAAATTTCTGCTCCGGTAGGAACTGACTTATCTTGCTATCAATTGGCGTTCTTCAGAGAAAACATCTTACCCGATAACGAAGCAAATGGTATCGGTGTAAACGTTACTTATGTTGGTCCTGATGGATTATTACATCAAACCAATGTAGCTCAGGGCAACTTCATGCAATTGTATGGTACAATTGATAATGATAACACCAACCCGCCAGCAGGTAGAATCTTGTATGCTCCTACGTTCAACAACTACATATTTGGTGGTAATAACGCTGCAATCAGCGGTGTTCCTTACTATACAGGTTATGTACCAGCTCCTATTGGTGTGAACCCAACTCAATGGTTTGGTTTAGGCAATGAGCCTGTTACAGGTGGTCTGTTCGAAGACGTTAACAACAACGGCTTATATGACCTTGGTGATGTTGCTCTTGATGCAACTGACTTCCCATGGGAACGTGCAACAGAATGTAGCCAAACTGCAGGTGCAGGTTCACGTTGGTTCCCGCTTGTCAATGTCCCCGACAACGTTGGTGGTGTTGGTTTGTGGAACAAATGTACCGGCGAAATTCTTGAATTCATTAGCTGGGGTGGTGACCTTTGCGTTTACGACAAAGAAGGTTTCTCATTGGCTTATGGTCCATTCGAGCAATTAAACTCTGCTGTTATTGACACCACTCAAAGTTCTGAAAGCGGTGGTGACCAAAGAACACTTCAATTAGTACACTGTAACCAACTTCCTTCTGAAGTACAAACTGCAGCTTGCGGTTGCGATACTCCTGAAAGTTCAATTTGGGTAATCGTATTCAACGGTGGTGCATTTACTGTTCCTGCTTGTGGAGCTGAAGCATTCGTAGTTGAAGATGTAGCTTACAGTAACTCAATCGGATACTATAACTGTACTGCAGATGAAAATTGGTTTAACGATCGTTACACCGTTACTCTTGACCTTACAGGTAATACTGAATTACCCAACGATGCGGTTATCACCAGCCATACGGTTGTTGTAACTATCGGTACCGGTAATGCAGGCGACTTCCAGGTTTATACTTATACGGTTAATTCTGGTAACTGCAACTCTTCAACTGTTCAATCAGGTTCAACCGGCGATTGGGATATTCATGACGATACCAACTGGAACAGCAACATTTGTAACATCGGCGATTTGAGCTGGGCTTATGAGCCGGGTGAAATTTGCGAAAACTGTGCATCTGTTTTGGATAACGCTTGTATCCGTGGTGAATTCATTGATGCATTCCCGTATCAACTCGGTAACGGTGGTGACAACAACGTTGACTACACAGGTCAGCCTTATGGTTACAACTTTGATTGCAACGAGCCATTCCAACCTTCACCAACCGACGAGTTATCTGCTCCCGGTATTCAAGACCTTAACGATGGATTGTGGGAAACTGCATTCTTCGATGGTAATGGTGAAGACGCTTTGGATAATGACTGCTATGTAGGTGAATGCACCGGTTCTGCTAAAACCACTTATACGGTTAGCGATCTGTCTGCTTATATCTATGAAGGTAACGTTATTCAATTCCAGGAAGATACTTGCCGCAACTTAATTGTTGAGCCTTCTACCTTTAATGTTAGCATCCGTGTTATCATTAACTATCGTCAGTGTACTCCTACCGGTAACTTCTATTCTAACTTGGATCAAGGTGGTGCAAACCAACACGCTCCTTCGTTCGGAACAAACATTACCAACGGTCCGGTTACATTGAACACCGAAGACTGGGATAATCCTTTCTGGCAATTAAGCCCCGAATGGTTGTATAACAACAACATTATGGATGTAGAGGTGAACTATAACACCACCAACTACAACCAAATTGAAGCTGATGACGTAACAGATGACTTAGCTTGTTTGGATATTGCTAACCAAACTGTCCGTCAACAAGAAATAACCATCTTACCTGGCGATAACGCTGCATGGTCAACTTCTTCTGTTAACGCTTGTACAGGTGATGTGATTGACTTGGCTGCTTTAGCTAGCCCCGCTGGTGGTACATTCTCAACCGGTTCAGGTTCATTCAATGCAACTACCGCCGGAACATTCACCGTTACATATACAGTTAATGGTGGTACAGCATGTGCTGACAGTGATGTATTAACTATCGTAGTTGAACAATCCGGTTCAGTAAATACAAGTGGTATCCCCACTTCAGTATGTAGCTTGTCTTCTGTCAGCTTACCTGATGCTTCTTGGAGCGGTAGTGGTGTAAGTGGTAACACCTTCACTCCTCCTGCTGCCGGAACTTATACACTTAGCTACAGTGCAGGTTCAGGCGCTTGCGGTGTAAGCGGTAGCGTAACCATTGAAGTTCTTGAGCCTATCAGTGTTAGCGAAAGCATTTCACAAGATGATTGCGCAGCTAATAACCAATACACTGTAACACTTACTATCTCTGGTGGTAGTGGTAGCTACACTGTAAACGGTCAGGCTATTGCAGGTAATACTTATGTAGGTAACTATCCTTCAGGAGACGTTTATACCTTAATTGTTGACGACAGCAGTGTTTGTGGTTCAGTAGTTGCTACGGGTACATCTGAGTGCCCCGCACAATGTGCTGCCGATGCAGGTACCTTGTCGCTCTTACAATCAGGTTTATTCTGTGCACCTGATGGTTTGACCGCATTTGTAAGTGGTAACAATACGGATGCAGGTTATGCCGGTATCTTTGTATTGACCAATAATGCTACCGGTGTTGTTGATCAAACCTCTTTGAGTGGTAACTTCCCATTCATCAGCGTATCTGGTCAATATCGCGTATGGTATGCTAATATCTGTCTTGCCGCATTCCCAGGTGGCTTACCTTCAATCGTTCCCGGTGTTACTACCGTTGATGAGATTATGGGTATTGTTATGGGTGCTCCCGCAGGTGCAATTGATGTAGCTGGTCCTATCACAATTGACGTTGTTAGCGATATCGTAATCGAAGTAACTCCTGTTTGCGATGACGTATTGGGTGGTTATGTACTTCAAGTACGTATCTCCGGTGGTGCTCCGCAATACAATGGTGCAGGTTCTTACGGTGTTGTTCCTCAACCGACCGATCCATTCGACTTCTTCTGGGATGCCGATGCAACTGCTAACGGTTATGTAGAAGGTGTTATTGACAATGGCGGCACTCCGTTTGCTGCCGGTCAGGTAGTAGCTGTAAGCGTTACCAGCGATGGTAGCTTGTGTTCTGCTGCTGTAACCCTTACCATTCCTGAAGTTGATTGCGGTTTAGGTGCCGGTAATGACTTCGCTGCTACTTTAGTAGATGAGCCTATCTCATTCAACGTACTTGGCAACGACTACGGTTTAGGTATTCAGGTTATCAATGTTATCCAGCCGCTCAATGGTTCTGTCATTTGGGATGCTGCAGGTAACTTCACCTATATTCCTAACCCGGGTTATATTGGTAATGATGTGATTACTTACGAAATCCAAAACCAATTTGGATACACCAGTTCAGCAACTGTAGTATTAACAGTTGGTTCAGTTGGTGCTCCTCTAAACGTAATTTGGGATCGTGAGTGTATCAACAGCAATACCGAGTACACTGTATATGTTAACATTCTTGGTGGTGTAGCTCCGTTCACTGTAACCGGTGATTATAACGGAACTATCAACAGCAACACTTCATTCAGCTTCACCAAAGCAGATGGCGATCCGTTCTATGTAGCGGTTGTTGATGCAGCAGGCGACATCAAAATTATTGATGAAAACCCCGAAGCTTGTTCTAAAGTAGCTGTAACAATTGTTAGCTATACCGGAACTGTACAGGACAACGGTAACTTCTTGAAATGGACGACTGCTTCTGAAGTTGACAACGACTTCTTTACACTCGAACATTCAACCGATGGCGTTACTTACAAAGTAATTGCTAACGTAGATGGTGCCGGAACTACTTCGTTGACTAACAACTACAACTTCTTGCATACCGACGCTCCGGCAGGTTTAAGCTACTATCGTCTCAGCACTACCGACTTCAATGGCAACGTTGAAAACCACGGTGTTGTTACCTTAGTTAGAGGTCAGGTTGGATTTGGTTTCGTAAACGTATTCCCAGTGCCCGCACGCGAAACGTTGAACGTAAACTTCAACGCAGTTGCTAACGCTTCTGTACGTATGGATATCTATAACGTAACCGGTCAGTTGGTTGCTACGAAAGATGTTGATGCCATGACAGGCTTAAACAACGTAACTGTTGATGTTAAACAGTATGCCGTAGGTACATACTTCTTAACTATCAACAACGGTTCTGAAGTAGCTACTACTAAGTTCGTTGTAGAATAG